CCGTGGCTGCTAcggtaactctcctgacggtgaactggagacagtgaacgcaacaccgtggctgctacagtaactctgcTGACGGTGAACTTGGGACTcggttgtctgttgtgctcatacactgcagctggcgcaccgttgcatgcgaggcacaaatcttgtcagttaacggttaataattggttgaCGCGGGTtagttatcggttaagaacatttttgaaaattgGCATCCCTAGTATCAGGTGTAATATTTCACACAAGCAGGATGAGAGAGTTGACACAAGAGACggacaatatttcagatttaaacccgaTGCTATGAGGGAACCGTAACGTAAATGAGGCCATCGCTGTGCGGAGGacagagcggtcacagccggtgtgcgctgCGGAGCAACGcagggtggaaacctgcggtcctgcagcgaaagctggaccggagaggccagacacaccgccacccgacgttAACGATCAAAATAAGCTCGCTACAGGTATTGACcgccatcttttcttgtaaaatgtccggtgtaatcggtaacaccggtgttgcacgactttattaaccggtgggaagcACTAGTAACTAACCAGCTGCTAAATGAGTAAAAttgaacaacttaatgcttcatccacacactctggCCACAGCAGAGAAAAGAACTGCTATCGCAGATACATTCACCAGATTTTGTGACGTGCTGATATTTGAATAGTCCACAGTAGAGAGAAAGCTTGTGCTGTGTCGACGATAGTTGCGACTGGCCGTGTCTTAGCCCCCCCACCCAGCCCTACCCATATTCATACTTTTTCAGTTAtagatgcatttttttaatttccaggGTAGAGGCACTTCAGCCAAAACTCTGGGGTTCAGTTGCTCTTTAAATGTAGTATTTCTGCTGTCCTGATGGCCAATACTTTACGCCATGGAGCAGaacctcctttcctttcccatTCTATTGGTTCTTTGCTTCATTTGTGGTTTGAGGATGGATGTGTATTAACATAATTTTACATGGTTCCGTCTTTCTCGTTACAGCAGGCCAATGAGGCTCTGCATCACCAGCACCAAGTAGCCGGGAACAGCCTCTTGCCTTTGCTCAGTTCTGGAACGGAGCCACCTGATCAGAAACCGGTGCTGCCCATTCCCTTGGACCAGAAACCCCCCGTCAGTGCTGCAGAACTTCTTAAAGACAATGTGGCTAGTGGgactgggggaggagggggaggagggccTCCAGTTGCCGTGGTCAAAAAGGAGCCCAAATCAAAGACGCCCTTCATCTGTGGCTACTGCAGCAAGGCTTTCCGGGACAGCTACCACCTCCGACGGCACGAGTCTTGCCACACTGGCATCAAGATGGTTTCGCGGCCTAAGAAGACACAAACAGCCCCCACCATGGTGCCACTCATATCCACTGTACCACGTGAGAATAGCGGAAACCCTTCATACATTACTACTGTAGCTGGTATACTGACTACAGCCACCACGTCCACATCCACAGGCACCAGCATCATGACCCCAATGCAacaccaacagcagcagagcaTCCCTAAGAAGCCCCCCAAACCGGTGAAAAAGAATCACGGTTGTGACATGTGTGGTAAGGCCTTCAGAGACGTGTACCACCTCAACCGCCACAAGCTGTCGCACTCTGATGAGAAGCCATTTGAGTGTCCCATCTGCCAGCAGAGGTTCAAGAGGAAGGATCGCATGACATACCATGTCCGCTCCCATGATGGTGGAGTTCACAAGCCTTACATCTGCTCTGTCTGTGGGAAGGGCTTCTCCAGGTATGTGGACATCATTTCTGAACTTCTTCAAAGGAACATGGAAACACTAGTTTATAGGAGTGTAatgatacgtttttacaacgatacgatatgtatcacTGTCCATGGTTCCGATATGATTCAAGGACGCTATTTGGCtaatctagagcgatacgatacgattcaatgatttgaaatccatacagtaacttttttttgccgaaaattcagtcagtgtgactgtgaactaaatatctgatactggacagagcaggtcgGGATTCCTCAGAGGTTTTCTTTTAAGGGAATcggggataaattaattatggatataaacaagttaAATAAAGGCAAATAGTGCTAGGTTTACCTAGGCGTTGGGTTTAGCATGGTGTCTCAGTAGGAGCGTGGACAGACTTTTATCTggcctttgcatattctgcaaacGGTGAGTGATTTATCGAGGACATCTCCCTTCttgcaaaagccaaaatgtttccacacgCTGGACCTCAAACACGGCCTGAAAATCTCTGTCTCATCTGGCTCTCTTTCTGAGATTAGTGCTGTCATTCAACggttgatatattttacatgaagAACATTTGAGACATGCTCCATCACTTTGAGTCACTTTgactcagaaacacattttgagttttccatctgtctgtaaagaggaaagtctcagTTTTATGGCAATACCCAGATTATGTTTCTACGGCAAAAATTCAATGAGATATGCACTTTGAAAGTTTGACTGTCATCAAACGTTACTCTTGagaaaaagggcattaaagaTAATAATTCATATTCAGCCATTTTTCACAtggattaaaacacatttattaagactcaagtctaaatgaacacaatattttttggtcaaaagtgacacccaacatttcataatgtagTCTACACATACCTTCATGCATACATGTGCACTTGatgtgcacgtggccacgtgcagGTTGATGACCACAAGCACTACAGTAGATAGGGCTAGAAGTCCATGTAGAAAAGaatccaaaatgtatggaataaaattgataaaatatttaaaaatatactgtacatatgatataatatatttgtgcatttaaatataataataatttaattatatgaagaatatataatgaaaaatattgtaaatgGAGCCACGTGCACACAGGTACAGTACATGCACAAACGTACAAGtccatatccaaacaataaaaaacatacaagaaAATGGATAGaatatgaacaaatattatgtatgtacaatgttatataatataatttatataatagaaatatagatatattatagatatagaATATATAGCTCTTTCTGCTGGCTTCTCCTGGAGCTCAATGTATCCTTTTGAAAGGGTCATATGGGAGCTGATCTTCCCGAGGACAACCAGAT
The Sebastes fasciatus isolate fSebFas1 chromosome 7, fSebFas1.pri, whole genome shotgun sequence genome window above contains:
- the LOC141770704 gene encoding vascular endothelial zinc finger 1-like isoform X1 — protein: MRPSLCGGQSGHSRCALRSNAGWKPAVLQRKLDRRGQTHRHPTLTIKISSLQQANEALHHQHQVAGNSLLPLLSSGTEPPDQKPVLPIPLDQKPPVSAAELLKDNVASGTGGGGGGGPPVAVVKKEPKSKTPFICGYCSKAFRDSYHLRRHESCHTGIKMVSRPKKTQTAPTMVPLISTVPRENSGNPSYITTVAGILTTATTSTSTGTSIMTPMQHQQQQSIPKKPPKPVKKNHGCDMCGKAFRDVYHLNRHKLSHSDEKPFECPICQQRFKRKDRMTYHVRSHDGGVHKPYICSVCGKGFSRPDHLSCHVKHVHSSERPFKCQVTACTSAFATKDRLRSHMIRHEGKVTCNICGKMLSAAYITSHLKTHGQASFSNPCNNKGISDWQWNHSGPRKGELTVGEILNNSFQVLIDYSHKDANNVHNNSATTTPVTNSTAITSAVNRIGSNPVTIAAQMNIATSTVNITSPVNLQHPVTITGPVNLASINIPTTAHMNIAHPVAITTPMPMNITGPLNIAMRPMDSMPFLSQVLPSSPPW
- the LOC141770704 gene encoding vascular endothelial zinc finger 1-like isoform X2, whose protein sequence is MEPSWSTFLFQQANEALHHQHQVAGNSLLPLLSSGTEPPDQKPVLPIPLDQKPPVSAAELLKDNVASGTGGGGGGGPPVAVVKKEPKSKTPFICGYCSKAFRDSYHLRRHESCHTGIKMVSRPKKTQTAPTMVPLISTVPRENSGNPSYITTVAGILTTATTSTSTGTSIMTPMQHQQQQSIPKKPPKPVKKNHGCDMCGKAFRDVYHLNRHKLSHSDEKPFECPICQQRFKRKDRMTYHVRSHDGGVHKPYICSVCGKGFSRPDHLSCHVKHVHSSERPFKCQVTACTSAFATKDRLRSHMIRHEGKVTCNICGKMLSAAYITSHLKTHGQASFSNPCNNKGISDWQWNHSGPRKDANNVHNNSATTTPVTNSTAITSAVNRIGSNPVTIAAQMNIATSTVNITSPVNLQHPVTITGPVNLASINIPTTAHMNIAHPVAITTPMPMNITGPLNIAMRPMDSMPFLSQVLPSSPPW